A single genomic interval of Bacillus smithii harbors:
- a CDS encoding LytR family transcriptional regulator, which produces MRSDRHKHKKKKRRGLKILLTVLAILLAGAGVYAYSIYHSVNKAVESMHAPIAHDQANKRTHPVSLDNKDPFSVLLLGVDERQNDTGRSDTMILAAVNPKKQSVQLLSIPRDTRTEIVGKGTEDKINHAYAFGGVPMSIATVEKFLDIPIDYYIKVNMEGFKDIVDAVDGVTVQNDLDFTYEGEHFPKGTLHLNGEQALKYSRMRYDDPRGDFGRQLRQRQILEGILAKGIDFSSLWKYGDILNALQKNVKTNLTMDDMMKIQKNYKAARNHIQQNEIKGEGTKINGVYYYIVSDSEKQRLSQIFKDQLNLN; this is translated from the coding sequence ATGAGAAGCGATAGACATAAACATAAAAAAAAGAAAAGACGCGGTTTAAAAATTTTACTTACCGTTTTAGCCATTCTTTTAGCGGGTGCCGGTGTGTACGCGTACTCCATCTACCATTCTGTGAACAAAGCGGTAGAAAGCATGCATGCACCGATTGCTCATGATCAAGCTAATAAACGTACACATCCGGTGTCGCTGGATAACAAAGATCCGTTTAGCGTCCTGTTATTAGGTGTAGACGAGCGGCAAAACGATACAGGGCGTTCCGATACGATGATTTTAGCCGCCGTCAATCCGAAAAAGCAGTCTGTTCAACTTTTAAGCATTCCACGAGACACGCGAACAGAAATTGTCGGAAAAGGAACGGAAGATAAAATCAATCATGCCTATGCTTTTGGCGGTGTACCGATGTCGATTGCAACAGTGGAAAAATTTTTGGATATCCCGATCGACTATTACATTAAAGTCAATATGGAAGGATTTAAAGATATTGTCGATGCAGTGGATGGAGTAACGGTACAAAACGATTTGGATTTTACTTATGAAGGAGAACATTTTCCGAAAGGTACATTGCATTTAAACGGCGAACAAGCTTTAAAATATTCTCGCATGCGTTATGATGATCCTCGCGGAGACTTTGGAAGGCAGCTTCGTCAAAGACAAATCCTTGAAGGAATTCTCGCAAAAGGGATTGATTTCTCTTCCTTATGGAAATATGGTGATATTTTAAACGCTTTACAAAAAAATGTAAAAACCAATTTAACAATGGATGATATGATGAAAATCCAAAAAAATTACAAAGCAGCCCGAAATCATATTCAGCAAAACGAAATAAAAGGAGAAGGTACCAAAATAAACGGTGTATACTACTATATCGTTTCCGATTCAGAAAAACAGCGCCTTTCCCAAATATTTAAAGACCAATTAAACCTAAATTAA